A window of Flavobacterium flavigenum contains these coding sequences:
- a CDS encoding LytR/AlgR family response regulator transcription factor — protein MTTLIIEDEKPAARLLQRKLEKLDIAVQTMLHSVEESIHWFGNNAHPDLIFLDIQLSDGLSFEIFEKIDIKSAIIFTTAYDEYALKAFKLNSIDYLLKPIDEDDLETAVAKYKNRIPKQDTANQNLQLDFEQIRQMLSNPFEKTYRERFTVKIGHHLKVITKDEIECFFSENKGTYIHTYDNRDYLIDSTLEILEQELNRKDFFRVSRKFILPLKAIKEIQVYTNSRLKIILPTYKDDEVIVSREKVQDFKSWLG, from the coding sequence ATGACCACCTTAATTATAGAAGACGAAAAACCGGCTGCAAGATTATTACAACGAAAATTAGAAAAATTAGACATTGCTGTGCAAACTATGCTGCATTCTGTAGAAGAATCTATCCATTGGTTTGGCAATAACGCGCATCCTGATTTGATTTTTTTGGATATTCAGCTTTCGGATGGTTTATCGTTTGAAATTTTTGAAAAAATAGATATAAAAAGCGCTATCATTTTTACAACTGCTTATGATGAGTATGCATTGAAAGCCTTTAAGCTAAACAGCATTGACTATCTTTTAAAACCAATTGATGAAGATGATCTTGAAACGGCTGTTGCAAAATACAAAAACAGAATCCCGAAACAGGATACTGCAAATCAAAATCTTCAGCTTGATTTTGAACAAATACGACAAATGCTTTCAAATCCTTTTGAAAAAACTTACAGGGAAAGGTTTACAGTTAAAATCGGGCATCATTTAAAGGTAATTACCAAAGATGAAATTGAATGTTTTTTTAGTGAAAATAAAGGTACTTACATTCATACCTATGATAATCGTGATTATCTAATTGACTCTACATTAGAAATTCTGGAGCAGGAGCTTAACAGGAAAGATTTCTTTCGCGTAAGCAGAAAATTTATATTACCGTTAAAAGCAATCAAAGAAATTCAGGTATATACCAATTCCCGTTTAAAAATTATTTTACCAACTTATAAAGATGATGAGGTGATTGTAAGTCGTGAAAAGGTGCAGGATTTTAAGAGTTGGTTAGGATAG
- a CDS encoding 2TM domain-containing protein, translating into MGRCRRRFYEEYGQEFENDESFERAYKKIKRIKGFYSHLKIYLIVNAIIIFSNINRDFVGNRFDESGLFEWHTYSTAFFWGIGLLIHAFTVFGPDLFFGSDWEQKKIQKYMNKESQNTNKWE; encoded by the coding sequence ATGGGACGTTGTAGAAGACGCTTTTACGAAGAGTACGGACAAGAATTTGAAAATGATGAAAGTTTTGAAAGAGCATACAAAAAAATAAAAAGAATCAAGGGTTTTTATTCGCACTTAAAAATATATTTAATTGTAAATGCAATCATTATTTTTTCAAATATAAACAGGGATTTTGTTGGAAACAGATTTGATGAGAGCGGATTATTTGAATGGCATACGTATTCGACAGCCTTCTTTTGGGGAATTGGTTTATTGATTCATGCTTTCACCGTTTTCGGGCCTGATTTGTTTTTTGGATCAGACTGGGAACAGAAAAAAATCCAGAAATACATGAACAAAGAATCTCAAAACACCAATAAATGGGAGTAA